AACTCTTTGTTGGGAGAATCACAAGGTAGAATATATTTTACATCAAAGTTTCGGATGAACAAATTACCTTGGATTTGCTTTCCTAAGATGTCTACTTCTAACAAAAGGTTTCCTCGAAGAAAAAGATTTTTATATACCTCAGCAGTCTTATAATTTTGGTATTGGAACAATATTTCCAATCGTGGTTCCCACTCTCGTTTTTTTACTAACGCTCCTTTGGTTTTGAGAATCAAGTTTTGATCCCAACCTTGTAAAAAAAGTTCATCAAAAGAAATCTTCGATGGATTTTGTTTGATATCTGTTTTGATTAAAATTTCTGTTGGATGTAGTGAAGGAAGAAGCAAAGATAAATTCCCTCGATATTGACTCTCTTGAGAAAAAGTCAGCTCTGCTTTTCCTTTTAAGAAGATGCCTTCTTTTAAGATTCCTTTTAAGGGTTGGATTTGAGGTTTTAAACTTAGTGGGATGTTGTCTTCAAAAACTCCAAATTGAAAGCTCAAATCTTTTAGATCAATCAAAATGTTTTGATAAGAAGAAAACTCCATTTGGGAGTTTCCTTTCAAAGTTAAGATTGATTGTTTTGCTGAGTCAGAAATTAAAAGTCTTTCTACATCAACAAAGATCTTTGTTAAATCTAAAAGATGGATCATCCCCGAAGCCAAAAGTTCTAAGTGGTGTTTTTTTGAGTATGAATTTTCAAAAAGGTATTGTAATTCCTTTCCTGTAAGTTTTGCTTGTAGAGTTATGTTTTGAATTGTTTTGTCTATAATTCCATTCAATTCTAAAGAAGCGTTCCCCAAAAGAAAGGGTTTTGTGAAGGTATCCAAAAGAAAATTTTCGATGATAAGTTTTGTATTAATGTTATCGTAAATATTTCCCGTGAGGGTGATGTTGGATGTAAGAAATTGGGATTTCAAAACTAAGTAATGGATTTCTTTGATAAAACCTAAAACTAAATTCGATGGGGTTTCTTGTTGATTAGCCGGCGGGGAATAAAAAAAAGAAGAAATATCAAACTTTCCTTCTATTCCAAAAAACAGATTCTTCACAGAATAATCTTCGAAGTAAAAATAATCTGATCGTAGCTTGAGCTTTCCAAATATATCTTTAATATGTCCTTGAAGGTTGATTTCTTCGAAAGAGAGATTTCCTCCTAACCGAATGGGTTTATCTAAGATGAACGAAAGGATCTTGCTATAATTTTCAAAAGAAAATTTACTATGAGGGTTTGCTTTTTGAGAAATTTCTATAAAACTATTGTCTTGGTCATATTGGAATTTACCAATCAGAAATAAAAGATAATTTTGGTTTTCTTGTAAAGAGACTTGTTCAATGATATATAAATTTTCTTTGGGTTGGTATTGGATTTTGATGAGGAATTCTGTGTTTGTTGAAATCTTTTGCTTTTCGATCTGTAGATCCTTTACTTGTAGCTGGGTATTTAGATGAAAAGTATAGGGTTCTTCTTTTTTGTAAAGCTTTAAGTTGATAATAGGATTAGAAGAGAATGCATAACTTTTTTGATATTCAAGAGAAAATTCTTTTTGAGGATTCAATTCTATGAGGACATCATCAATGAGATCTAAAAGCTTAAGATTTAGCGGAATTTCTGAGAATCTTTTCGATACAAGTCCTGTGATTAACGTCAGGTTTTGGATTTGTAGGGATTCTATGGTTTTTTTGGTTTTTTGGATGGTTTGATCTTTTTTGTAGAGAAAGCTGAGGTTTTGAATTTTTATAAGAAAATACAATTTAATGGGTAAGTAGAGAGAAATTTTTTCTGGGAGCGGTTCTTCTTGTGGTGGGGACTCTTCTTCCGGTAGTTTTCCAATCAGACTTTCGAAATTCCAGCGGTCATCAAGTTGGTATAAGAAAATATTCGGTTCTACGAGAGAAATTTCTCGAATTCCTATGTCTCCAATCAGAATTCCCAAAAGAAAATAATCAATCTTGATTTTTTTCACTTCAATAAATGAAGTGTTTGTGATTTTATCAAAAATCTTTAGGTTATCCACGTCAATACCCGTAAAAAGCCCAACTTTGTTAACGTGATATTCAATCACCGCATCAGGGAAAAGTTCAGCAAGGTAAGGCTTCAAAAATCGGTTGAGAAAAAACGCAGAAACTATGAAATTGTATAGGAAGATCAAAAGAACAAACAAACTTCCCAAAAGAATTTTAAAAGCATTCGCTTTTAACCACTTCATTTTTTCGGGAATCCTTTTAATTTCTGAGATTACTCTTTGTCAATTTGTTTATTAAACAAAAAAATTAAGAACAAAAGACCATGATTCAACAAAGAAAGTAGGAATAGAGTGGAATAATCAAAATGGCTCAAAAGAAATCCATAGGTAAAGTTTCCAACGATAGCTCCCATGGATAGGGATGCCACCATGAAAAGCCCAAAGGCGGTGCCGTTGTATTCTTCGGGATACTTTTTGTGGAAGAAGTAAATGACTCCTGCCATGTATCCGGTAAAGTGAATGCCATGGAGTAGCTGAGAAAATAAAATCCAATTTCCTCCATAATAAGTGTTATGAAGTAAAAGCAAAAGAAAACGTATTATGCCACTAAATAAAGAAATCAAAAATAAAAAATTCAATCCATAGCGATAAATCAAGCGTTGAGTCAAAGGAAAAAAGGGAATTTCTAAAATGACCCCTAAAATCCAGCCCCCATAGACAAATTTCATTCCACCTAATTGATAAAAATATGCACCCAAATAGAAATCTATCATTTGGTAAGAGAAATAATAAAAAAACGACAAAACAAAAAAAATCCAGTACTGGTATCTAAAAGTGATATAAAAAACTTCTTTGAAATAATAAGGATTGTTGGATTTTCGATTTTCGGGTAAAGTAATCAAAATCAAAACGAACGTAAGAATATGAAGCCAGGCGCCGATTTGTCCTCCTCTCGAGGTTTGTGAGGTCTGTAGATTTGTTGGTAAGAAAACAAAACTTTCTAATAAAAACATGGTAATTTGCATCAAGAAAAAGCCAAATGTTCCGCCAGCTCTACTGATAGAAAAACCTTTATAAGAAAGGGTTTCCAAGGTTGCTATCTGAGTGATTTGAATCAAAGCAGCAAACAAAAACCGAACAAGAAAAGAAAAAAACAAAACTACTTCAAAATCCAACGATGGCAAAAAAAGGAGATACTGTGATGGCACAAGTAAAGCCGCAAATATCCAACCCCATAATCTTAATTTTTTGGTTTTATCCGATAACCAACCGGTAAAGAAATAACCTATAGGATAACCCACTTGACCTGCGAAAAACAAGTATTTCGCTTGTTCTTGAAACCTCTCGATGAAATAAGGGCTCAAGGAAACAAAATACGAACCCAACCCAAAATAAGAAATCAAATACAACAAAAAGTAAAGTATCATTTGCTTTTTTTGTATCAAAGTTTGTAGATACGTGATCTTTGAGAGATTCATATTGACTTTAAAATCAATTTCTTAAAATAGGACATGTCCAAATTCTTGAATCATTGAGAAAATACGATGAAAATTCCAACGAAAATTACAGAGATGCTTCGAATTGATTATCCCATTATTGGAGCTCCGATGTTTTTGGTTTCATATCCTGATCTGGTGGTTTCGGTTTCTGAAGCGGGAGGGATTGGATGCTTTCCTGCTTTGAATTATCGAACCATTGAAGACCTAAAACATGGGTTGGAAGAAATTCGTTCTCGAACCAAAAAACCAATTGGAGTAAACATTATTTTACATAAAGATCACAATCCCTATTGGAGAAAGCAATTTGATGTATGCTTGGAATACAAAGTAGAACTAATCATTACCAGTTTGGGTTCACCGAGAAGCATTGTGAATGAAGCAAAATCCGTAGGGGCAAAGGTTTTTTGTGATGTTACTACGTTACGTCATGCACAATTAGTGGCAAAAGCAGGAGCTGATGCTTTGATTGCTGTTTGTTGGGGTGCTGGTGGTCATGGGGGAACCATCTCTCCTTTTGTGTTGATACCTCAGTTGAAAGAAGAAACGGGATTACCTGTGGTTGCTGCTGGTGCCATCACTACGGGAAGGCAAATGGCAGCGGCATTGGCGTTGGGAGCTGATGCCGTTTATGTGGGGACTCGCTTCATTGCAACTCCAGAATCCAAAGCAAGCGAAGAATACAAACAAATGATCTTAGAATCCACAGCAGAAGAATTGGTGTATACTGATGAGGTAAGTGGGATTCCAGCAAACTGGTTAAAAAAAAGTTTAGAAAAGGCAAAAATTACCAAGCCAGCAACAATTGTAGGCAAAAACCCTACAGAAGAAGAAATCGAAAAAGAATACAAGCGTTGGAGGGATATTTGGTCAGCAGGTCAAGGGATTTCTTTGATCAAAGACATTCAACCGGCAAAAGACATAATTGCCAGCATGGTCGATGAATATTTGAATATCATAAAGACTCTTCCTCAAGCCGTCTATGCCTTAGATTGATAATGGATTAAAAATAAAACTGTATTATTTTATATGTATGCTGTTTTATCCACCTAAACAGAGAGAAGAAGTGAACCCAAAACTTCTTCAACAAGAATTCTTCATTAAAGGGAATTACGAAGAACTCAAGGATTTTGTTTATAACGGAGAACAACTCAAGCTAGAGGAAGATCAATGGAAAGAACTGCTCACAGAATGGCAGTTCTACATCTTACGAGAAAAGGGAACGGAACGAGCTTTTACTGGAAAATACTATCTCAACAAAGAAGAAGGTGTGTATGTTTGTTCTGGGTGTGGGCTTCCTTTGTTTTTGTCAGAAACAAAGTATCCTTCGGGGAGTGGATGGCCATCGTTTTTTGCTCCCATCCAAAAAGAAAACGAACCCCCAAGAATTCGAGAAGCACTTGATACATCCTATGGGATGTTTCGGATGGAAATTTTGTGTTCTCGTTGTGGTGGTCATTTGGGACATGTTTTTCCTGATGGTCCAAAACCCACAGGACTTCGTTATTGTGTGAATTCGGCTTCTATCTTTTTCATTCCTAAGAAAAAATAAACCTTATCGGCGGAAAAGTTTACTTCTTCCTTCTTCTATCCAATAAATCGATTGGATATCGGGATAATGATCAAAGATGGTCATCAAAAAAGCTTTTTGGTATTTCGTTAATAAATCCATGAGTTCGTCTTCTTTCATTTTTTTCTGATAGGGATATTTTTTGAGTTTGTTTATATCAAAGTAAATGAATAGCCTCTGATCGTCTCGATGAACATGCAAAATTCCTAAGCTAAAATTTGGAAAATAAAAGGTTTCTTCGGTTTCTTGGAGATTTCCACGCAAGAAAAACTTTGGCTGTTGGACCAATTGGGCTAAAAACAAAACATCGTTTTCAATCTGAGATGTTAGAACTACCTCTGTTTTGAGAGACAATAAAGCAAAGTCGTCTTTACGATAGCTATAGTAGGTGATTTCTTCAGGTTGATTCCACAAAGAAACAGGATAGATTCGATGGGGAGATAAGAACTTCCAAGGATTGCTATCGGATAGATACAAAAAAAAAGCTAAGTTCAAAAAAACAACCCCAGCGAAAAACAGGAGCTTTCTTTGGGATGGAGTATAGTATTCGTTGAACTTGTTTTTAATCAGTAGGATTTTGCTTTGTAGAAAACTTTTCATTTTTTTATTGTGGATTACTAAGGGATTTGATGTATTCTCTGTGGAGTTGTTTTTGGAGTTCTTGTATGGCTTTTCCTTCGGGAGTTGACATGAAGTAGTAAAACCAAGCATAATAACCACCCAACACTAAAAATCCTACTGCCATAATTCTTAGTGCCAAAATCCTACGTTTGCTCCATGTCTTCATATAGTTTTTGTGCAATATTCCAAAAGACATCAAAAGAAAGTAAATCCCAACTCCCAAATACACAATAATATAAAACATAGAGATTAATTAAATTCTAAGCTTTAGTCAAGTCAAGAAAATCCTAAGATTAAGTATCCTCAAGTCCAAAAAAGAAACGAAATCCATTTTCTTTGTAAAAATTCTAAAAAATAAATTCGATAGTTTGATTATAGTTGAAAATTGGTTTACAAAACAATCGATATACACTAATTATAATTTAGTAAACATTTGTTATGCTTTTCATCAAAAGGAGTGAAAAATGAAAATCAATCGTTTTTACACTAACTCAATCCAAAGTGAAGCCTTCTTCAATGAAAACATGCCGTGGGAAAGTCGAGTGTGGGATTTATTTGAATGGGAGGTTCGAAGTTCGAAGATTGTAAATCCTGATGGAACCGTGGTTTTTTCGATGGAAAATGTGGAAGTTCCCGAACATTGGTCTCAAGTTGCCGTTGATATCCTTGCTCAAAAGTATTTCCGAAAGGCAGGAGTTCCCAAATATACAAAACCCATAGAAGAAGAAAACGTCCCCAGATGGTTGCAACGTAGGGTCCCAGATTATGAAAAACTATCACATTTACCTAAGGAAGAACAGTTTAAAGGTGAGTTTTCAGCAAAACAAGTATTTCATCGAATGGCAGGAACATGGACCTACTGGGGATGGAAATATAAATACTTCACAACAGAAGAAGATGCATTAGCATATTACGAAGAAATGCTTTATATTTTAGCAAATCAGATTGGAGCCCCGAATTCACCTCAGTGGTTTAATACTGGGCTTTTCTGGGCTTATGGGATTGAAGGAAGAAGTCAAGGTCATTATTTTGTGGATCCAGAAACCGAGACCATACAGCGTTCGAATTATGCCTATGTGCGTCCTCAACCCCATGCATGTTTTATTCAGTCTGTAAAAGATGATCTTGTAAACGAAGGTGGAATCATGGATTTATGGATAAAAGAAGCAAGGCTGTTCAAATATGGTTCTGGAACAGGAACGAATTTTTCCTCTATCAGAGGAGAAGGTGAACCTCTATCAGGTGGTGGAAAGAGCTCAGGACTGATGAGTTTTTTGAAGATCGGTGATCGTTCTGCGGGTGCCATCAAATCGGGCGGAACTACAAGAAGAGCAGCCAAAATGGTCATTCTTGATGTAGATCATCCTGACATAGAAGCCTTCATCGATTGGAAAGTCAAAGAAGAATACAAAGTTTTGGATTTAGTGGTTGGATCAAGAATCGTAAAACAACACATCAAAACAATTTGGGATGCAATCCAGTCAGAACCCAACAAAGAAATCAAATTTGATTACAATAAAAACCAAGCTTTAAAGAAAGCTGTTTTTGAAGCAAAAAGGTCTCATGTTCCTGATTCTTTTATCATGAAGCTGATTGATTTAGCAAAGCAAGGAAGATCTATTCATGATTTTGAAGAGTTCAATACAGACTGGGAGTCAGAAGCCTATAACACAGTTTCAGGGCAGAATTCAAATAATTCTGTGAGAGTTACAAATGAATTCATGAATGCAGTTTTTCAAGGAAGAGAATGGAATCTTTATTGGAGAACAGAGTTAGATAAGGCAAAAGCGGAAAGACGTTCTCCAAAACCTCACAAGAAAGTTTCCGCACGAGATCTTTGGGACAAAATTGCCTACGCAGCATGGAGTTGTGCAGACCCTGGAATTCAGTATCATACTACGATTAATGAGTGGCATACATGTCCTGCGGGTGGGGAAATTACTGCTTCTAATCCGTGTTCAGAGTACATGTTTTTGGATGATACTGCTTGTAACTTGGCATCCATCAATTTGATTAAGTTTTTAGATCGAAAAATCAATGAATTTGATGATATTTCGTTTCGGTATGTAGTCAGGCTTTGGACAATCACCTTGGAAATTTCTGTCACAATGGCGCAATTTCCTTCAAAAGAGATTGCTTTGCGTTCTTATGAGTATCGAACCATTGGATTGGGTTATGCAAATGTTGGAGCTCTTCTAATGCAAATGGGGATACCTTATGATTCAGAGAAAGGTCGATCTATCATAGGTGCAATAACGGCAATCATGCATCATACGGCAGCAGCAACGAGCGCTGAGATGGCAAAAGAACTTGGGGCTTTCAAACGGTATGAAGAAAACAAACAACATTTTCTACGAGTGATGAGGAATCATCGTAGAGCTGTATATAATGCTCAGCCTGAGGAATACGAAGGATTAAGTATCACACCATTAGGACTAAATCCTGAGTATGTTCCAGAAAATCTTCTCAAAGCAGCAAAAGAAGAAGCAGACAGATCCTTGGAGTTAGGAGAGAAGTATGGTTATCGGAATGCTCAGTTTACAGCGATTGCTCCTACTGGAACGATTGGTCTTGTGATGGATTGTGATACCACAGGGATTGAACCGGATTTTGCGTTAGTTAAATACAAGAAACTTTCTGGTGGCGGATACTTCAAGATTATCAATCAATCTGTGCCACATGCTTTGCGGGTTTTAGGGTATTCGAATGAACAAATCGAAGATATTGTGAAGTACACCATCGGTCATGGAACTCTACGAAATGCACCATACATCAACCATCAGACTCTGAGACAAAAGGGATTCGATGAAGAAACCATACAGAAAATTGAATCGTTAATACCCACTGCCTATGATATTCGTTTTATTTTCAATCGGTTTACTTTAGGAGATGAACTAATCGAAAGACTCACTCGAAGAAAACCTTCTGAGCTCCCTACAAATTTCGATCTTCTCAAGCACTTGGGATTTACGGAAGAAGAAATTCGACATGCAAATGACTACGTCACAGGAACAGGGACTATTGAGGGAGCACCACACTTAAAAGAAGAACATTATCCTGTTTTTGATTGTGCAAATCGTAATGGTAAATACGGTAAACGGTATTTGTCATGGAAAGCCCACGTGCTCATGATGGCATCTGTTCAACCCTTTGTTTCGGGTGCCATTTCGAAAACTGTAAATCTTCCCTCAGATGCTACCATTGATGATGTAAAAGAAGTGTATGAGTTTTCATGGAGGATGGGATTAAAGGCAATCGCTCTCTATCGTGATGGAAGCAAATTATCTCAACCGTTGAGTATCGTTCTTGAAGATGAAAACTTTATCAAAGAATATCAAGAAACAACATCAACAGCAGAGAAAGTAGAAAAAGTAGCTCAAAGAATGGAAAGGATTGTGTCTAAACGTCAAAGACTTCCCTCAAGAAGGACAGGATATACCCAAAAAGCGATTGTAGGTGGACACAAAATTTATCTTCGAACAGGTGAATACGAAGACGGAAGGTTAGGGGAAATCTTCTTAGATATGCACAAAGAAGGAGCAGCTTTCCGATCATTGATGAACTCATTTGCCATAGCAGTATCGTTGGGTTTGCAATATGGTGTTCCGTTAGAAGAGTATGTTGATGCTTTTATTTTCACGAAGTTTGAACCAAATGGAGTCGTTCAAGGGAATCCGCACATCAAAATGGCAACTTCTGTAATAGACTATATTTTTAGAGAATTAGCTATTACGTATTTGGGACGTTATGATTTGGCTCACGTTGAACCAGAATCAATCTCACCCGATGCTGTTTATAAACACAAAATAGAAGTAAAAACATCTCCACCACAGCAACCAGAACGGGATTTACCTTCTTGGATAGTATCAAAACCAATCGAAACCAAACAAAGATCCGTAGAAACTCGCTCGCAAACCAATCTAGAGTTCGAAAGAAAACTCACTTTAAGCACATTAGCAAAAATGCAAGGCTATGAAGGGGATCCTTGCCCTGAATGTGGTCAGTTCACATTAGTTCGAAATGGCAATTGTCTTAAGTGCGTAAGTTGTGGAGCTACTACGGGATGTAGTTAAAAGAAAGATTGTGCCTTTCTTAAGATTTTGTTTTGATGATAAATTTGCCAAATTCCAAAATCAAAATGATGTAATGTTTTTCAATATCCATCTGCAGAAATTTCTTTCTCCCTTCATCTTGGTAATAATAGATAAGCCTTTTTTTGTGAGAAAAGGTTCTGTCTTTTGTAAGTTGAAAATTTTTTTCAATATTGAATTCTGAATTTTTAATATATAAAAGAATACTTGATTGACCGTAAGGGCGAATTTCAAGGAAAGAATTTCGGGCTACTTCTCTTACAATGATTTTTTTTACTTTTAGTTCTAACACACAATTTCGTTTTTTACTCTGATTTTGGATTTTATATTCGATTTCGCAATCAAGTTGTGAGTCTTTGAAAAAAGAATGCAAAAGGGAGTTTTTCAGCTCTTCCCACTCGTTGGCGTATAACCACACTGAGTTTAGAAATATTAGAAATAAAAAACTAAAAGTTAACTTGTTCTTCTGGATAAAGCTCATTGGTAAAGATCAATTCAATTCGCTCATTTCTGTAGGAGGAAAATAAGGTTTTTTCTTGGTAGTCTGGTCGAATCTCTCCCCAACCACGAAAAAAGATTTGTTTATAGGGAATTTCTTTTTTCAAAAGCAGGTATAGCATCTTGGCAATTTCTTCAGTTTCTTTGAGGTTTTCTTCCTCTTCCCCATAAGCATCAGAATGAACGTAAATATAGAAATACTTTTTTTGTGAACTTTGGAATTCTTCTTGGATGTTTTTAGCGTATTGGCTTAGGTAGTTTTTGATGGTTTCTTTGTTTCTTGTTGGATCCAAGTTAGATAATGGGATTTTCGAAAGATAAGTTTGCTGGTGTTTTCGAAAATATAAATCTGTTGTGAAAGTTTTTGTTATTTTAGTTTTTTGTTGGG
The genomic region above belongs to Leptospiraceae bacterium and contains:
- a CDS encoding MFS transporter → MNLSKITYLQTLIQKKQMILYFLLYLISYFGLGSYFVSLSPYFIERFQEQAKYLFFAGQVGYPIGYFFTGWLSDKTKKLRLWGWIFAALLVPSQYLLFLPSLDFEVVLFFSFLVRFLFAALIQITQIATLETLSYKGFSISRAGGTFGFFLMQITMFLLESFVFLPTNLQTSQTSRGGQIGAWLHILTFVLILITLPENRKSNNPYYFKEVFYITFRYQYWIFFVLSFFYYFSYQMIDFYLGAYFYQLGGMKFVYGGWILGVILEIPFFPLTQRLIYRYGLNFLFLISLFSGIIRFLLLLLHNTYYGGNWILFSQLLHGIHFTGYMAGVIYFFHKKYPEEYNGTAFGLFMVASLSMGAIVGNFTYGFLLSHFDYSTLFLLSLLNHGLLFLIFLFNKQIDKE
- a CDS encoding nitronate monooxygenase, with amino-acid sequence MKIPTKITEMLRIDYPIIGAPMFLVSYPDLVVSVSEAGGIGCFPALNYRTIEDLKHGLEEIRSRTKKPIGVNIILHKDHNPYWRKQFDVCLEYKVELIITSLGSPRSIVNEAKSVGAKVFCDVTTLRHAQLVAKAGADALIAVCWGAGGHGGTISPFVLIPQLKEETGLPVVAAGAITTGRQMAAALALGADAVYVGTRFIATPESKASEEYKQMILESTAEELVYTDEVSGIPANWLKKSLEKAKITKPATIVGKNPTEEEIEKEYKRWRDIWSAGQGISLIKDIQPAKDIIASMVDEYLNIIKTLPQAVYALD
- the msrB gene encoding peptide-methionine (R)-S-oxide reductase MsrB: MKGNYEELKDFVYNGEQLKLEEDQWKELLTEWQFYILREKGTERAFTGKYYLNKEEGVYVCSGCGLPLFLSETKYPSGSGWPSFFAPIQKENEPPRIREALDTSYGMFRMEILCSRCGGHLGHVFPDGPKPTGLRYCVNSASIFFIPKKK
- a CDS encoding vitamin B12-dependent ribonucleotide reductase, which gives rise to MPWESRVWDLFEWEVRSSKIVNPDGTVVFSMENVEVPEHWSQVAVDILAQKYFRKAGVPKYTKPIEEENVPRWLQRRVPDYEKLSHLPKEEQFKGEFSAKQVFHRMAGTWTYWGWKYKYFTTEEDALAYYEEMLYILANQIGAPNSPQWFNTGLFWAYGIEGRSQGHYFVDPETETIQRSNYAYVRPQPHACFIQSVKDDLVNEGGIMDLWIKEARLFKYGSGTGTNFSSIRGEGEPLSGGGKSSGLMSFLKIGDRSAGAIKSGGTTRRAAKMVILDVDHPDIEAFIDWKVKEEYKVLDLVVGSRIVKQHIKTIWDAIQSEPNKEIKFDYNKNQALKKAVFEAKRSHVPDSFIMKLIDLAKQGRSIHDFEEFNTDWESEAYNTVSGQNSNNSVRVTNEFMNAVFQGREWNLYWRTELDKAKAERRSPKPHKKVSARDLWDKIAYAAWSCADPGIQYHTTINEWHTCPAGGEITASNPCSEYMFLDDTACNLASINLIKFLDRKINEFDDISFRYVVRLWTITLEISVTMAQFPSKEIALRSYEYRTIGLGYANVGALLMQMGIPYDSEKGRSIIGAITAIMHHTAAATSAEMAKELGAFKRYEENKQHFLRVMRNHRRAVYNAQPEEYEGLSITPLGLNPEYVPENLLKAAKEEADRSLELGEKYGYRNAQFTAIAPTGTIGLVMDCDTTGIEPDFALVKYKKLSGGGYFKIINQSVPHALRVLGYSNEQIEDIVKYTIGHGTLRNAPYINHQTLRQKGFDEETIQKIESLIPTAYDIRFIFNRFTLGDELIERLTRRKPSELPTNFDLLKHLGFTEEEIRHANDYVTGTGTIEGAPHLKEEHYPVFDCANRNGKYGKRYLSWKAHVLMMASVQPFVSGAISKTVNLPSDATIDDVKEVYEFSWRMGLKAIALYRDGSKLSQPLSIVLEDENFIKEYQETTSTAEKVEKVAQRMERIVSKRQRLPSRRTGYTQKAIVGGHKIYLRTGEYEDGRLGEIFLDMHKEGAAFRSLMNSFAIAVSLGLQYGVPLEEYVDAFIFTKFEPNGVVQGNPHIKMATSVIDYIFRELAITYLGRYDLAHVEPESISPDAVYKHKIEVKTSPPQQPERDLPSWIVSKPIETKQRSVETRSQTNLEFERKLTLSTLAKMQGYEGDPCPECGQFTLVRNGNCLKCVSCGATTGCS